In a genomic window of uncultured Sphaerochaeta sp.:
- the secA gene encoding preprotein translocase subunit SecA, which produces MGTSLFTKLFGTKQDKDLRLLFPIVEQVNKEEAWASSLTDEQFPQITEELKQQVQKGATLESLLPKAFALAREAAKRVLGERHYDVQIMGAAVLHQGKILEMKTGEGKTLTCVPAAYLNALEGKGVHIVTVNDYLASRDAAWMGPIYEFLGLSVGTILSDMDNEAKRSAYSKDITYGTNNEFGFDYLRDNMKWAQEEKIQPKHHYCIIDEIDSILIDEARTPLIISGQSEDDSKQVMGAQKIASSLTECEKNPETGDYYEQDPLARFDRNAPAFEERGDYKLDEKQKKVSFTNQGMQHMEELLNAHHVISGSIYADENFEYVHYVTQAVRALRLYHHDVDYVVVEGQVQIVDEFTGRILHGRRYSDGLHQAIEAKEKIKVLGQNKTLATITFQNFFRMYDKISGMTGTADTEAPEFLKIYSLDVVVIPTNKPVVREDNPDLVYYNEEFKFKAICEEIERVHKTGQPILVGTISIEKSEMLSVLLRKMGIRHEVLNAKNHAREAMIIEEAGAKGAVTIATNMAGRGTDIKLGGSLDARARKICGTEASSEEMAAAIKQAYPSWKQDYEEVKELGGLYILGTERHESRRIDNQLRGRSGRQGDPGTSRFFVSLDDPLMRLFASENLKGILGRIGMQDGEPIEHRMLSNAIEKAQKRVEDRNFEIRKHLLDYDDVLNEQRNYLYTERDAILGDEHLIERVRTICHEISADLVDQVFSDAKESQKGAKILSEMLTTFHLEVPVLPAEATSDEYKQHLQTCIDTEIDQKVALTGEKPFNDFLRFNYLRQIDLRWQDHLTALEDLRDAVSLRSYAQKNPLVEYKVEGFEIFTEMLEGIKQFMAQTLVRVQITRNDESYQRKAPAKRTIESHSARGAFASESQGPRRVQGGDQVAAVTVRRDQPKVGRNDPCPCGSGKKYKHCHGKNA; this is translated from the coding sequence ATGGGAACGTCATTATTCACCAAGCTATTCGGCACCAAACAAGACAAAGACCTTCGTCTGCTTTTTCCCATCGTGGAGCAAGTCAACAAGGAGGAGGCTTGGGCTTCCTCGCTCACCGATGAGCAGTTTCCCCAGATCACCGAGGAGCTCAAGCAACAGGTGCAGAAAGGCGCAACGCTGGAGTCACTGCTGCCGAAAGCCTTTGCCCTGGCACGGGAAGCGGCTAAGCGCGTTCTTGGGGAGCGGCACTACGATGTGCAGATCATGGGTGCTGCTGTCTTGCATCAGGGGAAGATCCTGGAGATGAAAACCGGTGAAGGAAAAACCCTCACCTGTGTTCCTGCCGCCTACCTCAATGCCCTTGAGGGCAAAGGGGTGCACATCGTCACCGTCAATGACTACCTCGCCTCGCGTGACGCCGCTTGGATGGGTCCCATCTATGAATTCCTCGGCCTTTCGGTGGGAACGATCCTCTCGGACATGGACAATGAGGCGAAACGATCCGCATACAGCAAGGATATCACCTACGGGACGAACAATGAGTTCGGCTTCGACTACCTGAGGGACAACATGAAGTGGGCGCAGGAGGAAAAGATCCAGCCCAAGCACCACTACTGCATCATCGATGAGATCGACTCGATCCTGATCGATGAGGCCAGGACCCCCCTGATCATCAGCGGCCAGAGCGAGGACGACTCGAAACAGGTGATGGGTGCCCAGAAAATCGCCTCATCATTGACCGAGTGTGAGAAGAACCCTGAAACAGGGGACTACTATGAGCAAGACCCCCTCGCCCGCTTCGACAGGAATGCCCCTGCTTTCGAGGAACGGGGCGACTACAAGCTGGACGAGAAACAGAAGAAGGTCAGCTTCACCAACCAAGGCATGCAGCACATGGAAGAGCTGCTGAACGCACACCATGTCATCAGCGGTTCCATCTATGCCGATGAGAACTTTGAGTATGTGCACTATGTGACCCAGGCTGTGCGTGCCCTCAGGCTGTACCATCATGACGTCGACTACGTGGTTGTCGAAGGACAGGTCCAGATCGTCGACGAATTCACCGGGCGCATCCTGCACGGGAGACGCTACAGCGATGGTTTGCACCAAGCCATTGAGGCCAAGGAGAAGATCAAGGTGCTTGGCCAGAACAAGACACTGGCCACCATCACCTTCCAGAACTTCTTCAGGATGTACGACAAGATCAGCGGCATGACCGGTACCGCCGATACCGAAGCACCCGAATTCCTGAAGATCTACAGCCTCGATGTCGTGGTCATCCCCACCAACAAGCCGGTCGTACGGGAAGACAATCCCGATCTTGTCTACTACAATGAGGAGTTCAAGTTCAAGGCGATCTGCGAAGAGATTGAACGGGTGCACAAAACCGGCCAGCCGATTCTCGTGGGTACGATCAGCATCGAGAAGAGTGAAATGCTCTCCGTGCTGCTGCGCAAGATGGGCATCCGCCACGAGGTGCTCAACGCCAAGAACCACGCACGTGAGGCCATGATCATCGAGGAAGCAGGAGCCAAGGGTGCCGTTACCATTGCCACGAACATGGCTGGACGCGGAACGGACATCAAGCTTGGTGGCAGCCTCGACGCCCGTGCCAGGAAAATCTGCGGTACCGAAGCCAGCAGTGAGGAGATGGCTGCTGCCATCAAGCAAGCCTATCCTTCCTGGAAGCAGGACTACGAGGAAGTGAAGGAGCTTGGCGGCCTCTATATCCTGGGAACCGAACGCCATGAATCCAGGCGTATCGACAACCAGCTGCGTGGACGCTCCGGTCGCCAGGGAGACCCAGGGACCAGCCGCTTCTTTGTCTCACTTGACGACCCCTTGATGCGTCTCTTTGCCTCGGAGAACCTGAAAGGCATCCTGGGCAGGATCGGAATGCAGGATGGCGAGCCCATCGAGCACCGCATGCTTTCCAATGCCATCGAGAAAGCACAGAAACGGGTGGAAGATCGCAACTTCGAGATCCGCAAACATCTGCTCGACTACGATGATGTACTCAATGAGCAGAGAAACTACCTGTACACGGAGCGGGATGCCATCCTCGGTGATGAGCATCTCATCGAACGCGTACGGACAATCTGCCATGAGATCAGCGCAGATCTGGTCGATCAGGTGTTCTCCGATGCAAAGGAGAGCCAGAAGGGGGCAAAGATTCTCTCGGAGATGCTTACCACCTTCCACCTGGAAGTACCGGTTCTCCCAGCCGAGGCAACAAGCGACGAGTACAAGCAGCATCTGCAAACCTGCATCGATACCGAAATTGACCAGAAGGTAGCCCTGACCGGCGAAAAACCCTTCAATGATTTCCTCAGGTTCAACTACCTCAGGCAGATTGACCTGCGTTGGCAGGACCATCTCACGGCTCTTGAAGACCTCAGGGATGCAGTGAGTCTGCGCTCCTATGCCCAGAAGAATCCTCTGGTCGAGTACAAGGTGGAAGGCTTTGAGATCTTCACCGAGATGCTCGAGGGGATCAAGCAATTCATGGCCCAGACGCTTGTCCGTGTCCAGATCACCAGAAATGATGAGAGCTACCAGCGCAAGGCGCCAGCGAAGCGGACAATCGAGTCCCACTCTGCCCGGGGGGCGTTCGCATCAGAGTCCCAGGGTCCCAGAAGGGTCCAGGGTGGCGACCAGGTTGCTGCGGTCACCGTCAGGAGGGACCAGCCCAAGGTAGGACGCAACGATCCCTGTCCTTGCGGCAGCGGAAAGAAGTACAAGCACTGCCATGGCAAGAATGCATGA
- a CDS encoding M23 family metallopeptidase, which translates to MAKDYYDDMQERPSWRSGRDGERTKPSRGLIWTIALGIAICVVVIVIWYQFFPAQGAKDPSKTEVIREVLPQVETIADAPEVVKPAPAAIPEAASLADAPVVDTQARSLSDRPVSRTPSNSLVVQFIDHVVGEGEDLASIAALYSLKTQTLISVNQIRNIQAIKEGVTLRIPDRDGQLYTVREGDMLSTIARKYSPSLGWKTLQEMNGLKSENILVGQQIFIPDTSSSSLSQLADVAPIQFQKPTSGTITTLFGQPVDNPATGTKESLEGILIVGSYGSAVVASASGQVVDAGYEVKGRGRFVVLSHEGGYKTSYHHLENVEVRIGMTLAKGETIGSIGTSGTSYERPTLFFSIEQSGIALDPAQFF; encoded by the coding sequence ATGGCGAAAGACTACTATGATGATATGCAGGAACGTCCCTCTTGGAGATCGGGACGTGATGGGGAACGAACCAAACCCAGCAGGGGTCTGATCTGGACCATCGCGCTGGGCATAGCCATCTGTGTAGTGGTGATTGTGATCTGGTACCAGTTCTTCCCGGCCCAAGGGGCCAAGGATCCTTCCAAAACTGAAGTGATCAGGGAGGTGCTTCCCCAGGTTGAGACCATTGCCGATGCCCCGGAGGTTGTCAAACCGGCACCTGCTGCCATCCCAGAGGCTGCATCGCTTGCCGATGCCCCTGTCGTCGACACCCAGGCCCGCTCACTTTCCGACCGTCCTGTTTCCCGCACTCCCTCCAACTCCCTGGTTGTACAGTTCATCGACCATGTGGTGGGGGAAGGAGAGGACCTGGCAAGCATTGCCGCTCTCTACAGCCTGAAGACCCAGACGCTGATCAGCGTGAATCAGATCAGGAACATCCAGGCGATCAAGGAAGGGGTGACGCTCCGCATTCCCGATCGTGATGGACAGCTCTATACGGTTCGTGAAGGGGATATGCTCTCCACCATAGCCCGCAAGTACAGCCCTTCGTTGGGTTGGAAGACGCTTCAGGAGATGAACGGGCTCAAGAGTGAGAACATTCTGGTCGGCCAGCAGATTTTCATCCCCGATACCTCAAGCTCGTCTCTCTCCCAGCTTGCCGATGTGGCTCCCATCCAGTTCCAGAAGCCCACCAGCGGTACGATCACCACACTGTTCGGCCAGCCTGTGGATAATCCGGCAACCGGAACCAAGGAAAGCCTGGAAGGGATCCTGATCGTCGGATCCTATGGCTCTGCTGTTGTTGCCTCTGCCTCCGGTCAGGTGGTGGATGCCGGCTATGAGGTGAAGGGCAGGGGCCGGTTCGTGGTACTCAGCCATGAGGGTGGGTACAAGACCAGCTATCACCATCTGGAGAACGTGGAAGTGCGCATCGGCATGACCCTTGCAAAGGGAGAGACCATCGGCAGCATCGGTACCAGCGGTACTTCCTATGAGCGGCCGACACTCTTCTTCAGTATCGAGCAGTCAGGCATCGCCCTCGATCCAGCACAGTTCTTCTAG
- a CDS encoding penicillin-binding transpeptidase domain-containing protein gives MATSPKHSYIRFFTVVVALLLGLILVRLAFLTLQDQSQSKTYTNPQVASKVVRGTIYDRNHRILAIQTPYWGVYFHLNYIKDLQVVSELVAPYVQMSPQQVQDKAKQYTTYAQIKARIDEDQVPALLATLEKHKLTKEVTVEKRLGRTYPALFHASQTLGFINSEQEGIEGVELSQEHYLNPYPEVGQGEVTYGEDITLTLDLDIQYALDVQLQFIADEHNPDYAMALVLDATNGDILGMSSYPWYDVNSLSTSTAVQRKNHAANLLFEPGSVFKLFSLATVLEAGQANVAEPFLCDGSYTFSTGSSNVTINCTAKHGLIDPKTMVAKSCNGAIVHWAMQTDADLFYETLTKLGFNSSYDIGLPSRPRAQIAEPSTWSGRSQATISFGQEMLASALHLAAAATALTQEGELLQPHLILSRSDAVTSGKTYQRERTVLAKVFSSEVAKTVREGMQQATEEGGTGMKAVVEGVDVGIKTGTAQLLNPETNTYEDGTVLASSLAMVPIDNPRYIIYFGAGNPKGNTIWGSNIAGPAIANVVKALLSQGKLVAKDTEIR, from the coding sequence ATGGCTACCAGTCCAAAACACTCGTATATACGGTTCTTCACCGTGGTTGTTGCCCTCCTTTTGGGTCTTATTCTGGTCAGATTGGCATTTCTGACCCTCCAAGACCAATCTCAGAGCAAAACCTACACCAATCCTCAGGTAGCCTCGAAGGTGGTGCGGGGTACCATATATGATCGTAATCACCGAATTCTGGCAATACAAACACCCTACTGGGGAGTCTACTTCCATCTGAATTACATCAAGGACTTGCAGGTGGTGAGCGAACTCGTCGCCCCGTACGTGCAGATGAGTCCCCAGCAGGTGCAGGACAAGGCAAAACAATACACCACCTATGCACAGATCAAGGCGAGAATTGATGAGGATCAGGTCCCTGCCCTCCTTGCAACCCTTGAAAAACATAAGCTCACCAAAGAGGTGACGGTGGAAAAGCGGCTGGGCAGAACCTACCCCGCCCTTTTCCATGCTTCCCAGACCCTTGGGTTCATCAACTCTGAACAAGAAGGCATCGAGGGGGTTGAGCTGAGCCAGGAACACTACCTCAACCCGTACCCGGAGGTGGGACAGGGAGAGGTCACCTATGGGGAAGACATCACCCTGACCCTGGACCTGGACATCCAGTATGCACTGGACGTCCAACTGCAGTTCATTGCAGACGAGCACAACCCCGACTATGCCATGGCCTTGGTGCTGGACGCCACCAATGGTGATATCCTGGGCATGTCCAGCTACCCTTGGTATGATGTGAACTCCCTCTCCACCAGTACTGCGGTGCAGAGGAAGAATCATGCGGCAAACCTGCTTTTTGAGCCGGGCTCCGTCTTCAAGCTCTTCAGCTTAGCCACGGTGCTCGAAGCCGGGCAGGCAAACGTTGCCGAGCCGTTTCTCTGTGACGGCTCCTACACCTTCTCCACCGGTTCGTCCAACGTAACCATCAACTGCACCGCAAAGCATGGCTTGATTGACCCGAAGACCATGGTCGCAAAATCCTGCAACGGGGCAATCGTGCACTGGGCAATGCAGACCGATGCGGATCTGTTCTATGAGACGCTCACAAAACTTGGCTTCAATTCCAGCTATGACATCGGCCTTCCTTCCCGGCCCAGGGCTCAGATCGCTGAGCCATCCACGTGGTCCGGACGGTCACAGGCTACCATCTCCTTCGGTCAGGAGATGCTCGCGAGCGCCCTGCATCTAGCTGCTGCAGCCACTGCTCTCACCCAAGAGGGAGAGCTTCTTCAGCCTCACCTCATCCTCAGCCGCAGTGATGCCGTAACCTCTGGGAAGACCTACCAGCGGGAGCGTACCGTCCTTGCCAAAGTCTTCTCCAGCGAGGTTGCCAAAACTGTACGCGAAGGCATGCAGCAAGCCACCGAGGAAGGGGGAACAGGGATGAAGGCTGTGGTTGAAGGTGTGGATGTAGGAATCAAGACGGGGACTGCACAACTGCTGAATCCCGAGACCAATACCTATGAGGACGGGACTGTTTTGGCTTCGAGCCTTGCCATGGTTCCCATCGACAATCCCCGCTACATCATCTATTTCGGAGCGGGAAATCCCAAGGGGAACACCATCTGGGGATCAAATATCGCTGGACCGGCCATCGCCAACGTGGTGAAGGCCTTGCTCAGCCAAGGAAAACTCGTGGCCAAGGATACTGAAATCCGTTAG
- the hslU gene encoding ATP-dependent protease ATPase subunit HslU, whose protein sequence is MEHTNNRKLDELKPSQIVSELDKYIIGQNQAKRTIAVAIRNRTRRKRLPLDIRDEVSPKNIIMIGPTGVGKTEIARRIAKLSNAPFIKVEATKYTEVGYVGRDVESIIRDLMSIAVQQVKAELAQREQEKVFQRVEERLLDILLPQIKEDPSVDIIEVGTSYTDSQKVTRERFRRMLREGKFDDREVEINVQSRKRVGIEVLGQPNMEELQDAMQSLGSIFGNGKAHNRKLTVKRAREIFTEEETEKAVDNDRAIDEAKERVEQMGIVFIDEIDKVAKSGSGGSGIDVSREGVQRDILPIIEGTSVSTKWGVIDTTHILFIASGAFHVSKPSDLIPELQGRFPLRVELDDLTSDDFYRILTEPANAITMQYRELLKTEGVEIQFEDAAIRRISEIAYEVNSSNDNIGARRLFTIMEKLLEELSFSADELSGQSITITSAYVDERLGDVIQDQDLSKFIL, encoded by the coding sequence ATGGAACATACAAACAATAGGAAGCTTGACGAGCTCAAGCCTTCCCAGATCGTCAGCGAACTTGACAAATATATCATCGGCCAGAACCAGGCCAAACGTACGATAGCGGTGGCAATACGCAACCGCACCAGGCGCAAGCGGCTTCCGCTTGATATCCGTGACGAGGTGAGTCCCAAGAACATCATCATGATCGGGCCCACCGGTGTGGGAAAGACGGAGATCGCACGAAGGATCGCCAAGCTGTCCAATGCTCCCTTCATCAAGGTTGAGGCAACCAAGTACACCGAGGTGGGGTATGTGGGCAGGGATGTCGAGTCGATCATCCGCGACCTGATGAGCATTGCTGTCCAGCAGGTGAAGGCCGAGCTTGCACAGCGAGAGCAAGAGAAGGTGTTCCAGCGGGTGGAGGAACGGCTTTTGGACATTCTGCTTCCCCAGATCAAGGAAGATCCCTCGGTGGATATCATCGAGGTCGGCACATCCTACACCGACAGCCAGAAGGTTACGAGGGAGCGGTTCAGGCGCATGCTTCGTGAAGGCAAGTTTGACGACCGTGAGGTGGAGATAAACGTACAGAGCAGGAAGCGTGTGGGCATCGAGGTGCTCGGACAACCGAATATGGAAGAGCTGCAGGATGCCATGCAGAGCCTGGGCTCGATTTTCGGCAATGGAAAAGCCCATAACCGCAAGCTCACCGTGAAGCGGGCACGAGAGATTTTCACCGAGGAAGAGACGGAGAAGGCGGTTGACAACGACCGCGCCATCGACGAGGCCAAGGAACGGGTTGAGCAGATGGGCATCGTCTTCATCGATGAGATCGACAAGGTTGCCAAGAGCGGTAGCGGCGGATCCGGCATCGACGTATCCCGTGAAGGGGTGCAGCGGGACATCCTTCCCATCATCGAAGGAACCAGTGTATCAACCAAGTGGGGAGTCATCGACACCACCCACATCCTCTTCATCGCAAGCGGTGCATTCCATGTTTCCAAGCCCAGCGATCTCATTCCCGAGTTGCAGGGACGTTTTCCCCTGCGGGTTGAGCTCGATGACTTGACCAGTGACGATTTCTATCGGATTCTTACAGAACCTGCAAATGCCATCACGATGCAGTACCGCGAGTTGCTGAAGACCGAAGGGGTGGAGATCCAGTTCGAGGATGCCGCAATCCGTCGCATCAGCGAGATAGCCTATGAGGTGAACTCCTCCAACGACAATATCGGTGCAAGACGGTTGTTCACCATCATGGAGAAGTTGCTTGAGGAGCTCTCCTTCAGCGCAGATGAGTTGAGCGGGCAGAGCATCACCATCACCAGTGCCTATGTGGATGAACGGCTTGGTGATGTGATCCAGGACCAGGATCTCTCGAAGTTCATCCTGTAG
- the hslV gene encoding ATP-dependent protease subunit HslV codes for MSSFKGTTIVAVRKDGHVAIAGDGQVTAGDTILKSNAHKVRTLYDGKVITGFAGTTADAFTLFELFEAKLKQFNGDLTRSAVELAKQWRVDKQLRQLEAMMLVSDGKRIFLINGAGDVVDPERDAIGIGSGGNYALSAALAYLEASPTLSASEIARKSVEIAATLCIYTDDSIHVEVL; via the coding sequence ATGAGTAGTTTCAAAGGAACAACCATCGTAGCTGTCCGCAAGGACGGACATGTGGCAATAGCAGGGGACGGGCAGGTTACTGCCGGTGACACCATTCTCAAATCGAACGCGCACAAGGTTCGCACCTTGTATGATGGCAAGGTGATCACCGGATTTGCCGGAACCACCGCAGATGCCTTCACCCTTTTTGAGCTGTTTGAGGCCAAGCTCAAGCAGTTCAACGGGGATCTCACCCGTTCTGCAGTGGAACTCGCCAAGCAGTGGAGGGTCGACAAGCAGCTCCGCCAGCTTGAGGCCATGATGCTGGTCAGCGATGGCAAGCGCATCTTTTTGATCAACGGGGCAGGGGATGTGGTAGATCCCGAACGCGATGCCATCGGCATCGGCAGCGGTGGGAATTACGCACTCAGTGCAGCCCTGGCCTATCTTGAGGCAAGCCCGACGCTCTCAGCAAGTGAGATAGCACGAAAGAGTGTGGAGATCGCAGCGACGCTGTGCATCTACACCGATGACTCGATTCACGTAGAGGTATTGTAA
- the xerA gene encoding site-specific tyrosine recombinase/integron integrase — protein MTDEDLVQAFLETERTVRGRSEHTIASYGRDLRQFASYIHALGITLSAVQREDVLMYIRHMSKEKRYQEATVNRKISCCRTFYAALVRQQTCASNPFALISVHSRKSHLPTVLSVSEVANLLSLPWCDFRSARDMLVFSLLYDTGCRIGELRSIKEQDIETDVLRIRVLGKGKKMRYVFYTKRTQSLLSSYLSMKHERFDTPYLIVSNSGKQLPMSTIGSMFATYGRRLGWQKNFTPHVLRHTYATHLLDNGADIRLVQELLGHQSISTTQIYTHVSKERLARVYEACHPHGRKQHE, from the coding sequence ATGACTGATGAGGATTTGGTCCAGGCTTTTCTCGAGACGGAACGAACGGTGAGGGGCAGAAGCGAACACACCATCGCAAGCTATGGCCGCGACCTGAGGCAGTTTGCCTCGTACATCCATGCTCTGGGCATCACCCTCAGTGCTGTCCAGCGTGAGGATGTGCTCATGTACATCCGTCACATGAGCAAGGAAAAGCGATATCAGGAGGCGACGGTCAACCGAAAGATCAGCTGCTGCCGCACCTTCTATGCTGCCTTGGTACGCCAGCAAACCTGTGCATCCAATCCCTTTGCACTCATCAGCGTACATAGCAGGAAGAGCCATCTTCCTACGGTGCTGAGTGTCAGTGAGGTGGCAAATCTGCTCAGTCTTCCGTGGTGTGATTTCCGTTCTGCCAGGGACATGCTTGTTTTCAGCCTGCTCTATGATACGGGATGCCGCATCGGTGAGCTGCGATCCATCAAGGAACAGGATATCGAGACCGATGTACTGAGAATACGGGTGTTGGGAAAAGGGAAAAAGATGCGCTACGTCTTTTATACCAAGCGCACCCAATCCTTGCTCTCCTCGTATCTGAGCATGAAGCATGAACGCTTCGACACTCCCTATCTCATTGTCTCAAACAGTGGAAAACAGTTGCCGATGAGCACCATTGGTAGTATGTTTGCGACATATGGAAGAAGGCTGGGATGGCAGAAGAACTTTACACCCCATGTGCTGAGACACACCTATGCCACCCATCTTCTGGACAATGGGGCCGATATCCGCTTGGTACAGGAACTGCTCGGACACCAAAGCATCTCCACCACGCAAATCTATACCCATGTATCGAAAGAACGGCTGGCTCGCGTCTATGAGGCGTGCCACCCCCATGGAAGGAAGCAGCATGAGTAG
- a CDS encoding DNA-processing protein DprA: MKLSVLLAISLLRLSTAEKLHLVRQDPSLPSLLRRLGHDRTRLHRMLSFLSDGKAKACFFGMSCYPATLAQLENPPFRLLYTGELPQPSDHLLTLCGTRYPDGLGSRLSYAFALEASANGCALVTSNSRGSDRAALYACLDLGTPGYVVCDAGLATKRIQTNSLLTHANVISPFEPDDQALPFRCLARNVVSTALGLVTVVFQAPLHSGALACATAALDAGRDVYVHEQALQSPTLGEGGLALVGMGCPTFSCYAELACSLDWSSSVQLRQTSSSDALYRFGSAWYSLEYD, from the coding sequence ATGAAGCTCTCCGTTTTGCTTGCCATCAGCCTGCTGAGGCTCTCCACTGCAGAAAAATTGCATCTGGTACGCCAGGATCCCTCGCTCCCGTCGTTGCTCAGGCGACTGGGACACGACAGGACACGACTTCATCGCATGCTCAGCTTCCTGTCCGACGGAAAGGCAAAGGCCTGTTTCTTCGGCATGAGCTGCTATCCGGCAACCTTGGCACAGCTTGAGAATCCACCGTTTCGTCTTCTTTACACAGGAGAGCTTCCCCAGCCTTCCGACCACCTGCTCACCCTTTGCGGTACTCGCTATCCTGACGGCCTTGGTTCCAGACTCTCGTATGCATTTGCCCTGGAGGCTTCGGCAAATGGGTGTGCCCTGGTCACCAGCAACAGCCGTGGCAGTGACAGGGCCGCCCTGTATGCCTGCCTTGACCTGGGGACTCCCGGCTATGTGGTGTGTGACGCAGGGCTTGCCACCAAGCGCATCCAGACAAACTCCCTGCTCACCCATGCAAATGTCATCTCCCCCTTTGAGCCTGATGACCAAGCCCTTCCGTTTCGCTGCCTTGCCCGCAATGTCGTCTCCACGGCCCTGGGTCTGGTGACGGTGGTGTTTCAGGCTCCTCTGCATTCGGGAGCTCTTGCGTGTGCAACGGCAGCCTTGGATGCCGGACGTGATGTCTATGTGCACGAACAGGCACTGCAATCCCCAACATTGGGGGAGGGTGGTCTTGCCTTGGTCGGGATGGGCTGCCCTACCTTCTCTTGCTATGCGGAGCTTGCCTGTAGCCTGGACTGGTCTTCGTCGGTGCAACTGAGGCAGACATCCAGCAGTGATGCGTTGTATCGGTTTGGTTCAGCATGGTATAGTCTGGAGTATGACTGA
- a CDS encoding TSUP family transporter: protein MSILWLLCPIIAFGSFVDAIAGGGGLITLTAYVAVGLPPQTALGNNKFASSSGTLIASIRYLAHSQVSLLVGVVAIVFSFLGSGFGSLLATRYASTYLNYLLVFLVPALALFMMLKPDFGQARSRSRLFVVLLGMGTGLVMGMYDGFFGPGTGMFLTLIFTSVLGLDLLKACGTARVVNLASNVAALAVFLRHGVIDFSIAIPCALSAIVGGYLGSSLALTVGVKVVKPVMLFVLAILLLKVVVGMF from the coding sequence ATGAGTATCCTCTGGTTGCTCTGCCCCATCATTGCCTTCGGTTCTTTCGTCGATGCAATTGCCGGCGGCGGTGGCTTGATAACCCTCACCGCGTACGTTGCGGTGGGGCTTCCCCCGCAGACAGCGTTGGGAAACAACAAGTTTGCTTCTTCCAGCGGTACGCTCATCGCATCCATCCGCTATCTGGCCCATTCGCAGGTCTCCCTTCTGGTCGGGGTGGTGGCCATCGTCTTCAGCTTTCTCGGTTCGGGATTCGGCTCGCTGCTGGCAACCCGGTATGCTTCCACGTACCTGAACTATCTGCTGGTGTTCCTTGTCCCAGCCCTTGCCCTGTTCATGATGCTCAAGCCCGACTTCGGGCAGGCAAGGAGTCGTTCCAGGCTCTTTGTCGTCCTCTTGGGCATGGGTACCGGCTTGGTCATGGGCATGTATGACGGCTTTTTCGGGCCGGGAACCGGCATGTTCCTCACCCTGATCTTCACCTCGGTGTTGGGTTTGGATCTGCTGAAGGCGTGCGGAACGGCCCGGGTGGTCAATCTGGCTTCCAATGTGGCTGCCTTGGCAGTCTTCCTTCGGCATGGGGTCATTGATTTCTCCATCGCCATCCCCTGTGCTCTCAGCGCCATAGTCGGTGGCTATCTGGGTAGCAGCCTTGCCCTGACTGTCGGGGTGAAGGTGGTGAAGCCGGTCATGCTCTTCGTCCTTGCGATCCTGCTGCTCAAGGTGGTGGTGGGAATGTTCTGA